From one Geoalkalibacter halelectricus genomic stretch:
- a CDS encoding B12-binding domain-containing radical SAM protein: protein MKTLARDSILMIHPLGYRPEAAGRDISRLANIMPPLGLASIAAYLEQQGIRTHIVDCFAHPDDQRVIRDTLQAMRPAFVGFSCTTSSFLDAVRLAAMARKELPGVRTVFGGPHVSALREDILRQYPDIDFVVVGEGEQTLAELIRADGEGAQDIPGVVSRCGGDAVFSGHRKKSLELDSLPFPAYEKLAGYPVAYRLPIFNYPSTPNTSCISSRGCPYVCSYCDRSVFQRTFRYNSADYLYAHLKYLGERFGIRHINFYDDQFTFNRRRIEKFCRMMIDRPLGMTFNCAVRAEHIDFELLRLMKSAGCWMASLGIETGDPELLARHRQNADLDMLAGKIRLIKKAGIRVKGLLMMGLPGESEQSIRRSMDYVYSLPIDDFNLAKFTPFPGSPLYEKIREFGTFDEDWEAMDCMQFRFVPHGMTRERLEELFTEFYKRHFQRPRVLAGYAAMLWQSPDSWKRFALNLGDFLRFARSNRRIAQERSDG, encoded by the coding sequence ATGAAAACCTTGGCGCGCGACAGTATTCTGATGATTCATCCTCTGGGGTACCGACCCGAGGCGGCGGGCCGTGATATTTCACGTCTGGCCAACATCATGCCGCCTCTTGGGTTGGCAAGTATTGCCGCGTACCTGGAGCAGCAGGGAATTCGAACGCATATTGTCGACTGTTTTGCCCACCCGGATGATCAACGGGTGATCCGTGATACGCTTCAGGCCATGCGTCCGGCATTTGTCGGGTTCAGTTGCACGACGTCCAGTTTTCTCGATGCGGTGCGCCTGGCCGCCATGGCGCGCAAAGAACTTCCCGGGGTCAGGACCGTGTTTGGAGGCCCCCATGTTTCAGCCCTTCGCGAAGATATCCTGCGGCAATATCCCGACATTGATTTCGTCGTGGTCGGCGAGGGCGAGCAGACCCTGGCCGAGTTGATCCGTGCCGATGGCGAAGGTGCGCAGGACATTCCCGGCGTGGTCAGCCGTTGCGGGGGCGATGCGGTTTTTTCCGGCCACCGGAAAAAGAGCCTCGAACTTGATTCCCTGCCTTTTCCCGCCTATGAAAAATTGGCCGGTTATCCGGTCGCTTACCGATTGCCGATTTTCAATTATCCCAGCACGCCCAATACGAGCTGTATTTCGAGCCGTGGTTGCCCTTATGTTTGTAGTTACTGCGACCGATCGGTCTTTCAGCGAACCTTCCGCTATAATTCGGCCGATTATCTTTACGCACATCTCAAATACCTGGGTGAGCGTTTCGGCATTCGCCACATCAATTTTTATGACGATCAGTTTACCTTCAACCGCCGGCGCATTGAAAAATTCTGCCGGATGATGATCGATCGTCCGTTGGGCATGACGTTCAATTGCGCCGTGCGGGCCGAGCATATTGATTTTGAATTGCTGCGCCTGATGAAATCGGCAGGCTGCTGGATGGCGAGTCTCGGCATTGAGACGGGCGACCCGGAGTTGCTGGCCCGCCATCGGCAGAATGCGGATTTGGACATGCTGGCGGGAAAGATTCGCTTGATCAAGAAGGCGGGCATCCGGGTAAAAGGGTTGCTTATGATGGGGCTTCCCGGGGAGAGCGAACAGAGCATTCGGCGGAGCATGGATTATGTTTATTCCTTGCCCATCGACGACTTCAACCTGGCGAAATTTACACCTTTTCCCGGTTCGCCGCTCTATGAGAAGATACGTGAATTCGGGACCTTTGACGAAGATTGGGAAGCGATGGATTGCATGCAGTTCCGCTTCGTCCCCCATGGCATGACCCGCGAGCGGCTTGAGGAACTCTTTACCGAATTTTATAAGCGGCATTTCCAGCGTCCCCGCGTGTTAGCCGGTTATGCCGCCATGCTGTGGCAATCGCCTGACAGTTGGAAACGGTTCGCCCTGAACCTCGGCGATTTCCTGCGTTTTGCCCGCAGCAACCGGCGCATCGCTCAGGAGCGTTCCGATGGCTGA
- a CDS encoding lipid biosynthesis B12-binding/radical SAM protein: MSRVFLISANTTTEPYPVYPLGMAVLAGALSGRGHVVKQFDFLASGKDRERLRRELSEFAPDLIGMSLRNIDNVDSFCAENAWYLDQARELAQLIRETNSAPLVVGGPAFSIMPDAILDYLGADYGIVGEGEQALCTLVDDLAAGKKVSALCPSSSSALDGIDMASPLYDREWVDFYLQNSGMINLQSKRGCPFECNYCTYPALEGNRFRTRPVEAVVDDLERISIAYPQAKVFFTDSIFNDPCGHYLGLAEEILRRKIEIRWCAFFRPQGLGRRELALLKRAGLCALELGTDAASDTTLGGMNKGLSFADVLAVNEACLAEELPCAHFIIFGGPGETPESVTEGLDNIAQLGKAVVFAFSGIRILPGAPLQVQAVREGIIAEDQSLVKPVYYYSPQIDPEAMHQEISRSFQGHRNRIFPPSEGQERLAVMRRFGFNGILWDQLISFRKNSKASFSHQ, encoded by the coding sequence ATGAGCCGGGTATTCCTGATTTCTGCCAACACAACGACCGAACCTTACCCGGTCTACCCTCTGGGAATGGCGGTTTTGGCTGGGGCTCTCAGCGGCCGCGGCCACGTGGTGAAGCAGTTTGATTTTCTGGCTTCCGGAAAGGACCGGGAGCGGTTGCGCCGTGAATTGAGTGAATTCGCGCCTGATTTGATTGGCATGTCGCTGCGCAATATCGACAATGTCGACTCCTTTTGCGCTGAAAATGCCTGGTATCTGGATCAAGCCCGCGAACTGGCCCAGCTGATCCGGGAAACCAATAGCGCCCCGCTCGTGGTGGGAGGGCCCGCATTTTCCATTATGCCTGACGCCATACTCGACTATCTGGGGGCCGATTACGGCATCGTCGGCGAAGGCGAACAGGCCCTTTGCACGTTGGTGGACGACCTTGCGGCAGGAAAAAAGGTCTCTGCTCTATGCCCTTCGAGTTCCAGCGCTCTAGACGGAATAGATATGGCTTCCCCGCTCTATGACCGGGAGTGGGTTGATTTTTATCTGCAGAACAGCGGCATGATCAATCTGCAGAGCAAACGCGGCTGTCCCTTTGAGTGCAACTACTGCACCTATCCGGCTTTGGAGGGAAACAGATTTCGTACCCGTCCCGTCGAGGCGGTCGTCGATGACCTGGAGCGCATAAGCATCGCCTATCCTCAGGCAAAGGTCTTCTTTACCGATTCGATTTTCAATGATCCCTGTGGGCATTACCTGGGATTGGCCGAAGAGATTCTGCGCCGCAAAATCGAAATCCGGTGGTGCGCGTTTTTCAGACCGCAAGGGTTGGGTCGGCGCGAATTGGCGCTTCTTAAACGGGCGGGGCTCTGCGCTCTGGAATTAGGAACGGATGCGGCCAGCGATACAACGCTTGGCGGCATGAACAAGGGCTTGTCCTTTGCCGATGTTCTGGCAGTCAATGAGGCGTGCCTGGCAGAGGAATTGCCCTGTGCCCATTTTATTATTTTCGGGGGGCCCGGCGAAACACCGGAATCCGTGACTGAGGGGCTGGACAATATTGCCCAATTGGGCAAGGCCGTGGTCTTTGCATTTTCCGGTATCCGCATTCTTCCCGGCGCGCCGCTCCAGGTCCAAGCGGTACGGGAGGGTATCATTGCGGAGGATCAGTCGTTGGTTAAGCCGGTGTATTATTATTCGCCCCAGATTGATCCCGAGGCCATGCATCAGGAAATCAGCCGATCTTTTCAGGGACATCGGAATCGCATTTTCCCTCCCTCTGAAGGGCAAGAGCGACTTGCCGTCATGCGACGGTTCGGATTCAACGGCATTCTCTGGGATCAGTTGATCTCGTTCAGGAAAAACAGTAAGGCAAGTTTCAGCCATCAATGA
- a CDS encoding B12-binding domain-containing radical SAM protein encodes MKMKLIYPRWPKLDRQTEFHLPPHGPVVFAATVPPEVALEFTDENLEPIDFSGAVDLVAISTMLTAQLPRAFEIAREFRERGIPVIFGGISTMLHAEEVAQHADTVFLGETEGRFAQVIEDFQKGQLKKVYDYMNSPPEISLVGTARREILNRELYNYRGVQMLDLVHASRGCKFDCFPCCTGFLGGKKFRPRPIDQVIEEMEAIRNNRLFIVDNSLAQDRQWLKDLFTAMAPLKKKWVSHPILDDDEILKLAADAGAWYVYQAVFDTSDVIRNRIRRLKEHGIGIEGTIILGTDDQSEDDIKRLVDFLLEVELDVAEFTILTPFMHSPIRRQLEKEGRILSNDWSRYTADKVVFQPKKMTPDKLQELYYYAWDTFYAGGGHQLKMGELFKQVIRREMEDGTYHRYNPKRRRTFAKNQESSVQ; translated from the coding sequence ATGAAAATGAAGTTGATTTATCCGCGCTGGCCTAAACTGGATCGCCAGACCGAATTCCACCTGCCTCCTCATGGGCCGGTGGTCTTTGCAGCGACGGTGCCGCCGGAAGTTGCCCTGGAATTTACCGACGAAAATCTTGAGCCAATTGATTTTTCAGGGGCTGTTGATCTGGTCGCCATTTCGACCATGCTGACCGCCCAACTTCCCCGTGCTTTTGAGATTGCCCGTGAATTTCGCGAGCGTGGCATCCCCGTTATTTTTGGCGGCATATCGACCATGCTTCACGCTGAAGAAGTGGCCCAGCATGCCGACACGGTTTTTTTGGGGGAAACAGAGGGGCGTTTTGCGCAGGTAATTGAAGACTTTCAAAAAGGGCAGCTCAAGAAGGTCTACGATTACATGAATTCTCCCCCCGAGATTTCCCTGGTCGGCACCGCTCGCCGGGAAATTCTCAACCGCGAGCTGTACAACTATCGCGGGGTGCAGATGCTTGATTTAGTGCATGCCTCGCGAGGCTGTAAATTTGATTGCTTCCCTTGTTGCACCGGTTTTCTTGGCGGCAAGAAGTTTCGGCCTCGCCCCATTGATCAAGTGATCGAAGAGATGGAAGCGATTCGCAACAATCGGCTGTTTATCGTGGACAATTCGCTGGCTCAAGATCGGCAGTGGCTAAAAGATCTGTTCACCGCCATGGCGCCACTAAAGAAAAAATGGGTCAGCCATCCGATTCTTGATGACGACGAAATTCTCAAACTGGCTGCCGACGCCGGTGCCTGGTACGTCTATCAAGCGGTTTTTGATACCTCGGACGTCATCCGCAATCGAATTCGCCGTTTGAAGGAGCATGGCATCGGTATCGAGGGGACAATCATTCTTGGTACCGATGACCAGAGCGAAGACGACATCAAGCGGCTGGTCGATTTCCTCCTGGAAGTCGAACTTGATGTCGCCGAATTTACGATTTTGACTCCCTTCATGCATTCGCCGATCCGGCGCCAATTGGAAAAGGAAGGGCGCATTCTCAGCAACGATTGGAGCCGTTACACCGCCGACAAAGTGGTCTTTCAACCGAAGAAGATGACGCCTGATAAGCTTCAGGAACTCTACTACTATGCCTGGGATACCTTCTATGCGGGCGGCGGGCATCAGCTCAAGATGGGCGAATTGTTCAAGCAGGTGATCCGGCGTGAGATGGAAGACGGAACCTATCACCGTTACAATCCGAAAAGACGGCGAACTTTTGCAAAAAATCAGGAGAGCTCGGTCCAATGA
- a CDS encoding HNH endonuclease: protein MDFFIEVSDEEIRRERAKARDLRKSNWWKNRIAQGTCHYCGARVRPADLSLDHIVPLARGGKSTRGNCVPSCKECNNRKRDLLPMEWEEYLARLHKPDEDRSAD from the coding sequence ATGGATTTTTTTATCGAGGTTTCCGACGAAGAGATCAGGCGCGAGCGTGCCAAGGCGCGGGATCTGCGCAAGAGCAACTGGTGGAAGAACCGCATCGCCCAGGGAACCTGTCATTATTGCGGGGCCCGGGTGAGGCCGGCCGATCTGAGTCTGGATCATATCGTTCCGCTGGCGCGCGGCGGCAAGTCGACGCGCGGCAACTGCGTGCCGTCGTGCAAGGAGTGCAACAACCGCAAGCGCGATCTGCTGCCCATGGAGTGGGAAGAATACCTGGCGCGGTTGCATAAGCCGGACGAGGATCGCTCCGCCGACTGA
- a CDS encoding glycogen synthase, translated as MKILIVSPEVSPYAKTSGLADATSMLARSLRKLGHDARLILPCYKNIDDNGFSLRKGRKSIEVDIDGTAQKGLLRQTLLEGVPVYFIENRDYFHRDGLYGNGQGDYADNAQRFGFFCHAVLQLLRRMDFRPDVLHLHGWQTGLIPVLLRTALKGDPFYAHMGTLFTLHGLDETGLFPGTNLNNLGLDNDELAKDLALGDGISFLKGGLLYADQINTLSETYRDELHSAEFGGEFAPLLRRRSATFHGILNGIDTRSWDPSLDMNIARPFNADNLNGKKANKRALQKETGLALEPLVPLVGLVAPLSVEKGLDLIAAATDELLKRGMQLIVAGRGEPALERQLAALRDHSPEQAQVFFSNDAGLARRIFAGSDIFLMPSRLEPSGLEQIIALRYGAVPVVHRTGGLNDTIIDIDERPRQGNGFVFEQASVAAMLGALDRALAAYENRRQWLKLVKRCMTQDFSWTRAAEKYVELYRKTREQRLY; from the coding sequence ATGAAGATTCTGATTGTCTCCCCCGAAGTTTCCCCCTACGCCAAGACCAGCGGGCTGGCCGATGCCACCAGCATGCTGGCGCGCTCACTGCGCAAGCTTGGCCATGATGCGCGCCTCATCCTGCCGTGCTACAAAAATATCGACGACAACGGCTTTAGCCTGCGCAAGGGGCGCAAAAGCATCGAAGTCGACATCGATGGCACCGCACAGAAAGGGCTGTTGCGCCAGACTCTGCTGGAAGGTGTTCCGGTCTATTTCATTGAAAACCGCGACTACTTCCACCGCGACGGTCTCTACGGCAACGGTCAGGGCGACTACGCCGACAACGCCCAACGCTTCGGATTTTTCTGCCACGCGGTCCTGCAACTGCTGCGGCGCATGGATTTTCGCCCCGACGTCCTGCACCTGCACGGCTGGCAGACGGGGCTGATCCCGGTGCTGCTGCGCACCGCCCTCAAAGGCGATCCCTTCTACGCCCACATGGGCACCCTGTTCACACTACACGGCCTGGACGAAACCGGCCTGTTTCCCGGCACCAACTTGAACAATTTGGGACTGGACAACGACGAGCTGGCCAAGGATTTGGCCCTCGGGGATGGGATCAGCTTTCTCAAGGGCGGGCTGCTCTACGCCGATCAGATCAACACCCTGTCCGAAACCTACCGCGACGAGTTGCACAGCGCCGAATTCGGCGGCGAATTCGCGCCGCTGCTGCGTCGGCGCAGCGCCACCTTCCACGGCATCCTCAACGGCATCGACACGCGCAGTTGGGATCCATCCCTGGACATGAACATCGCGCGGCCCTTCAACGCCGACAACCTCAACGGCAAAAAAGCCAACAAGCGCGCCCTGCAAAAAGAAACCGGCCTGGCCCTGGAGCCTCTGGTGCCCTTGGTGGGCCTGGTGGCACCGCTATCGGTCGAAAAAGGCCTGGATCTGATCGCCGCGGCCACCGACGAGCTGCTCAAGCGCGGCATGCAGTTGATCGTGGCCGGACGCGGCGAACCGGCCCTGGAGCGACAACTGGCCGCCCTGCGCGACCACAGCCCCGAACAGGCCCAGGTTTTTTTCAGCAACGATGCCGGCCTGGCACGGCGCATCTTTGCCGGCAGCGACATCTTTCTCATGCCCAGCCGTCTTGAGCCAAGCGGTTTGGAGCAGATCATCGCCCTGCGTTACGGCGCGGTGCCGGTTGTCCATCGCACCGGCGGCCTCAACGACACCATCATCGACATCGACGAGCGTCCCCGCCAGGGCAACGGTTTTGTCTTTGAACAAGCATCTGTCGCGGCCATGCTCGGCGCCCTGGACCGGGCTCTTGCGGCCTATGAAAATCGCCGCCAGTGGCTCAAGCTGGTCAAGCGCTGCATGACGCAGGATTTCAGTTGGACCCGCGCCGCGGAAAAATACGTGGAACTCTATCGCAAGACCCGCGAGCAGCGGCTTTATTAG
- a CDS encoding alpha-amylase family glycosyl hydrolase: MTAKTSLQAYFPLSIQISDQAWQRLDLSDRLRPFHQAPLMLRLRVVADCINAPAHRQVVSAGELHLAALLNRAFRHLLQSYFSGRGCRVERDQIWIAGRPLSNPRLLKALEDFVALFPPAEVRDGQTKAEDYLSVLPNRLAGLGELFILAVQNANPALAEMRPLFDDAELARRTAYRQALSELDHELGDASASGLLRRSLLDLLEEPIRQSPHSLHGQLRLVKELWHEHLPEDLQNAILTAFDISAEETHMRGFGPGPTRVLDFRREAARIDDYYPEPEAFTADADWMSNVVLIAKSTYVWLDQLSKRYGRPITRVDQIPDTELDRLARWGFNSLWLIGIWERSQVSQWIKHMRGNPEALASAYSLYDYVIAADLGGEEAMADLEERCRQRGIRLASDIVPNHTGLYSRWLKEHPDWYVQLEHPPFPSYRFSGRDLSPDAEISIQIEDGYYDHSDAAVVFKYSDHRDGRVRYIYHGNDGTHMPWNDTAQLNYLLPEVREAMIGTILHIARRFKVIRFDAAMTLAKKHFQRLWFPQPGGGAGVPSRAEHSMTREEFERAFPKEFWREVVDRVAAEVPDTLLIAEAFWLMEGYFVRTLGMHRVYNSAFMNMLKNEENAKYRQTVKNILEFNHEILKRFTNFMNNPDEATAVEQFGKGEKYYGVATMLATMPGLPMFGHGQIEGLSEKYGMEYSKAYWDESIDEGMVSEHERRIFPLLRKRYLFSGSENFRLYDFWAEHGVDENVFAYSNRWGDEKALVVFHNCYAETSGWIRTSVAWAGAPSEEPSWLEQTTLGQALDLHAQDDVFYRLREHPSGLEYLLRGRELVEQGLRVHLQGYECRAFLGFEELRDTQGIWEQVYLDLNGQPCADLDRAWGRRHYAELITATGEILSAKNLRHWASLMLSEKNKIKTNKDFIDFSTRLSYFWQKTMHDGSLDKTEPQLAAALDEDLAAVRRLLSLRSRKSKERNALAWLNTGLPREKDAKKAQVAVTADLSGPLAGQEYRILVPWLLWHRLTKENPQRSAGQLVEECLLDEVLCRAVQGAPEPPFNLNLDQARAETRLLVLLLDQPPVLTPKELRQTLAEFLQNLAAREYLGCNLYQGIEWFNRERYENLVYWLCMLGALHHASGEDTDQKLLDALTALHGEARRVLEQAHDAGYQVEALRRHLAEKTQDTRAG, from the coding sequence ATGACCGCGAAAACCTCGCTGCAAGCCTATTTTCCCCTCAGCATTCAGATCTCCGATCAGGCCTGGCAGCGCCTGGATCTCAGCGACCGGCTGCGCCCCTTTCACCAAGCGCCCCTGATGCTGCGTCTGCGGGTAGTCGCCGACTGCATCAACGCCCCGGCCCACCGCCAGGTCGTCAGCGCCGGTGAACTCCACCTGGCGGCGCTGCTCAACCGGGCCTTTCGGCACCTGCTGCAAAGCTATTTCTCCGGCCGCGGCTGCCGGGTGGAACGCGACCAGATATGGATCGCGGGGCGCCCCTTGAGCAATCCGCGCCTATTGAAGGCCCTGGAGGACTTCGTCGCGCTCTTTCCCCCCGCGGAGGTTCGCGACGGCCAAACCAAGGCTGAGGACTATCTGAGCGTTTTGCCCAATCGCCTCGCCGGATTGGGCGAACTGTTCATCCTCGCGGTACAGAATGCCAATCCGGCGCTTGCCGAGATGCGTCCGCTGTTTGATGACGCCGAGCTGGCCCGGCGCACCGCCTATCGGCAAGCCCTCTCCGAACTCGACCACGAACTCGGTGATGCCAGCGCCTCCGGTCTGCTGCGCCGCTCCCTTCTCGATCTGCTCGAGGAACCCATCCGTCAATCGCCCCATTCCCTGCACGGACAGCTCAGGCTGGTCAAGGAACTCTGGCACGAGCACCTGCCGGAGGATCTGCAGAACGCCATCCTCACCGCCTTTGACATCAGCGCCGAGGAAACCCACATGCGCGGCTTCGGTCCCGGCCCGACTCGGGTGCTCGACTTTCGCCGCGAAGCGGCGCGCATCGACGATTACTATCCCGAGCCCGAAGCCTTCACCGCCGACGCCGACTGGATGAGCAACGTGGTGCTCATCGCCAAGTCCACCTATGTGTGGCTGGATCAGTTGAGCAAGCGCTACGGCCGCCCCATCACCCGCGTCGACCAGATCCCCGACACGGAACTCGATCGCCTGGCCCGCTGGGGCTTCAACTCATTGTGGCTGATCGGCATCTGGGAGCGCTCCCAGGTGTCCCAATGGATCAAGCATATGCGCGGCAATCCCGAAGCCCTGGCCTCGGCCTACTCCCTCTACGATTACGTCATCGCCGCCGATCTGGGCGGCGAGGAGGCCATGGCCGATCTCGAGGAGCGCTGCCGGCAGCGCGGCATTCGTCTGGCCTCGGACATCGTGCCCAACCACACCGGCCTCTATTCGCGCTGGCTCAAGGAACATCCCGACTGGTATGTGCAACTTGAGCACCCGCCCTTCCCCAGCTATCGCTTCAGCGGCCGGGATCTTTCCCCCGATGCCGAGATCAGCATCCAGATCGAGGACGGCTACTACGACCACTCGGATGCCGCGGTGGTCTTCAAATACAGCGATCATCGCGACGGCCGGGTGCGCTACATCTACCACGGCAACGACGGCACCCACATGCCATGGAACGACACCGCGCAGCTCAACTACCTGCTGCCCGAGGTGCGCGAGGCAATGATCGGCACCATCCTGCACATCGCGCGGCGCTTCAAGGTGATTCGCTTCGATGCCGCCATGACCCTGGCAAAGAAACATTTTCAGCGCCTGTGGTTCCCCCAGCCCGGCGGCGGCGCGGGGGTGCCCTCGCGTGCCGAGCATTCCATGACCCGCGAGGAATTCGAGCGCGCCTTTCCCAAGGAGTTCTGGCGCGAGGTGGTGGACCGGGTCGCCGCCGAGGTGCCCGACACCCTGCTCATCGCCGAGGCCTTCTGGCTGATGGAGGGCTACTTCGTGCGCACCCTGGGCATGCACCGGGTCTACAACAGCGCCTTCATGAACATGCTCAAGAACGAGGAAAACGCCAAATACCGCCAGACCGTCAAGAACATCCTCGAATTCAACCACGAAATTCTCAAGCGCTTCACCAACTTCATGAACAACCCCGACGAGGCCACCGCCGTCGAGCAATTCGGCAAGGGGGAAAAATACTACGGCGTGGCCACCATGCTCGCCACCATGCCCGGGCTACCCATGTTCGGCCACGGCCAGATCGAGGGGCTGAGCGAAAAATACGGCATGGAATACAGCAAGGCCTACTGGGACGAGTCCATCGACGAGGGCATGGTCAGCGAGCATGAGCGGCGCATCTTTCCGCTGCTGCGCAAACGCTACCTGTTCAGCGGCTCGGAAAATTTCCGCCTCTATGACTTCTGGGCCGAGCACGGCGTGGACGAAAACGTCTTCGCCTATTCCAACCGCTGGGGCGACGAGAAGGCCCTGGTGGTCTTTCACAACTGCTACGCCGAAACCTCGGGCTGGATTCGCACCTCGGTCGCCTGGGCCGGCGCCCCCTCCGAGGAACCTTCCTGGCTGGAGCAGACCACCCTCGGCCAGGCCCTGGATCTCCACGCCCAGGACGATGTCTTCTACCGACTGCGCGAGCATCCCTCGGGTCTGGAATATCTGCTCAGGGGCCGCGAACTGGTCGAGCAGGGGCTGCGCGTGCACCTGCAAGGCTATGAGTGCCGGGCCTTTCTCGGCTTTGAGGAACTGCGCGACACTCAAGGCATCTGGGAGCAGGTCTACCTCGACCTCAATGGCCAACCCTGCGCCGATCTGGATCGCGCCTGGGGCCGCCGTCATTACGCGGAGCTGATTACGGCAACTGGCGAAATTCTAAGCGCCAAGAATCTTCGCCACTGGGCCAGCCTGATGCTTTCTGAAAAAAATAAAATTAAAACGAACAAAGATTTCATTGACTTTTCCACGCGCCTATCGTACTTTTGGCAAAAAACCATGCACGATGGCTCATTAGATAAGACCGAGCCTCAGCTGGCCGCAGCGCTGGACGAAGATCTGGCGGCGGTGCGGCGGCTGCTGAGTCTGCGCAGCCGCAAGAGCAAGGAGCGCAACGCCCTGGCCTGGCTGAACACCGGACTGCCGCGGGAAAAGGACGCAAAAAAAGCGCAAGTAGCCGTGACCGCGGATCTTTCCGGGCCCCTTGCTGGCCAGGAATACCGCATCCTGGTGCCTTGGCTTTTGTGGCATCGGCTGACGAAAGAAAACCCGCAGCGCAGCGCCGGACAGCTTGTCGAGGAGTGTCTGCTCGACGAAGTTCTCTGCCGGGCGGTGCAAGGCGCGCCGGAGCCGCCCTTCAACCTGAATCTTGACCAGGCCCGGGCGGAAACCCGGTTGCTGGTCCTGCTGCTCGACCAGCCACCGGTGCTCACGCCCAAAGAGCTGCGCCAAACGCTGGCCGAATTTTTGCAGAATCTCGCCGCACGGGAATATCTCGGTTGCAACCTCTACCAGGGGATCGAATGGTTCAACCGTGAACGTTATGAAAACCTTGTCTATTGGCTCTGTATGCTGGGAGCCCTGCACCACGCGTCCGGGGAGGACACCGATCAGAAACTGCTGGATGCCCTAACCGCGCTTCATGGCGAAGCACGACGGGTTCTGGAGCAGGCGCACGACGCCGGCTACCAGGTTGAGGCCCTCAGGCGGCATCTGGCGGAAAAAACCCAGGACACCCGCGCCGGCTAA